The genomic interval CGCTGCAGCCGGTGCCCCCCCAGAATCTCGCTTTCCAGCGCGTAGATCTGGTAGCGCATCGCCTTACTACCGGCAGCCAGGTCACTGCGGTAGAGCTTGCCGTACTCCTCCAGGGCCCGCAGCGCCTCCTGCACGCGGCAAAAATTGGCCTGCAAAACCGCTGTGATGCTGGTGCGCTCAGCTTCCTGGGGATGGGTAAGGGCTGTGCCAGGGTCCGCCGGAGTGTCGCGGCACAGGCGTAGCTCCGGGGCATGCCACTGGCCCAGGGTCTGGCGCAGGTGCTTGAGCCGCTCGGTCTGGTCCGCATTGTTCAGCCCAAAGCGGCACCACTCTTCAATAATGCGCAGTCCCTCTCGAGCCCGATCCAGATTGGCGTCGAGAATGCGGTAGACGGCGGCATCCGTGGGGTTAGGTAGCGCTGGCAGCCCGGTCAACTCCGGCATAGCAAGGGTGTCCAACAGAACCTCCACATCCTAGCAGGCGGCAGGGGCCAGGCGGCAGAGGCCACCGGGCGGGAAAGCAGGAGGTGGGTTGGCGGCTACTTCTGCTGGTCTAAAATTTGCTGAATGCCCTGCACCGCCGGGTCTGAGCGCCAGGTTTCAAAGGCCTTCCAGCCGACGAAAGCCAGCAGGCCAATGGCCGCGATCGCCACCAGCGTCGAAAAAAACTGACTGACAGAATCACTCGAATCGAGGCGCATAAACCAACTCCATGAGTTAACGACAGCAAACAACACGGGTAGATTCACGGATGAGATGGGTCACCGCCTGTGCAGTGCCCCCTATTGTCTGTATACCCCAGCAGCGGCCCATTTTTATCAAAGGTTATGGAATCAGCACCTGAATATGGGAGGGTGAGTTCCTCGTAGCGGTACCAGGCCGTTGCCAGTCCCTTGAGTGAGGGGCAGAGCGGCTAACTCGAGGGCGCGACGCGTTTTCTTAGAGAGTCGGCCCGGCGGCGGGAGGTGGAGTTTTTGGGTTCCAGGGCCAGAGCGGTTTCGTACATTTCCAGGGCCTGAGTGGTGAGCTGCTTGCGCTCGTAGGTGTGACCAAGGTTGTTCAGGGCGGTGACGTACTCAGGCGATATTTTGAGGGCTTCTTTATAGTTGCGAATGGCCAGGTCGTACTGCTCCTGAGCAAAGTAGGAGTAGCCCAGGGCGTTGTAAACGACGGCGGCATTTTCGGCTTCGTCGTCGCCTAACTGCTTCAGGGCTTGCTGCAGGTACAAAGCGGCCTGGGTGTAGAGCTTTTTGTCGAGCAGCAGGCTGCCCAACTCGTAGTATTCCTGGGCGGTGCCTTTTTCCTTAGTCAGGCGCGACTGTAGCCGCGACAAAGTGCCCTCAATGCGCCGAGTTTTCAGCACTTGGCGCACGACAAAAAAGGCGGCAACGCTTAGCAACGTCAGCAGAACACCTAGGTAGATCAGGAGCAGGTTGCTGTTTTCCATCCGGTCTTGGTTTTTCGTTTGGGATCTAACTTATCTTGCCACGGCTAGGGACCGCCATCAATTGGCCTCTGATGCCCAGAAACCAACGATCGCAGCCCCTGGTCTATCGGTTGGGTCGAGCGTGGCAAAGCTCTGGCCATGGGGGTTTCAGCAGAAATGGATCGTGCGCTCAGGGCAACCCCCAGAAGGTGGCGCGGTCTTCCAGCCAGCCACTCTGATGCCACTGGGTCACCGTTTGGTCAATCAGGCGGCGCAGGTCAGTGTACTGGTCGCCCTTGGGCAGAGCGATCGCCAGCGGCTCCGCCGACAGCAGACTGGGCAGCAAATAATACCCTGCATGGTCCTGCTGCCAGCCGGTCAGCACCGTCACATCCCCAGCGAACCCGTCGATCTGGCCGCTGCTGAGGCGGTTGAGGGCTTCCTGGTAGCTGTATAGCGGGGTGAGGACCGCCTGGGGCAGCAGGTACCGCAGGACGGCGACAGTACTCGATCCCTGCAAAACCCCCAGTCGTCGCCGCTGCAGATCGGCCAGCCGACGGTACTGGGGATCGCGCACCAGTACCCCGGCCCCGTCGAGGTAGTAGGGTTGGCTAAAGCTGACCAGACGCTGCCGCTCTGGGGTGAGGGTAACCCCGGCTATCGCCACATCGACCCGGTCCTCGAGCACCGCAGGCAGGCGATCGGCATTGGGCACCACCCGGTATTCTACCGCTGTGGGGTCGGCCAGAATCGCCGCCGCCAGCCCCTGGGCAATGTCAATTTCAAGGCCGATCAGATTGCCGTCGCGATCGCGAAAGCTCAGCGGTCGCCATCCCTCCCGCACGCCCACCACCAGGTGCCCCCGAGCCCGGATGGTGCTCAAATCTGCAGCAAAAACTGGGAGCACAGCTAGCTGCGCTCCCAGTGCTAAACCAAACCCAAACCAGTTCCATGCCATGGTGCCGACGTGTCGAGGCTACGACTGCTCCGCGTTACTCGTCGGGTCCAGGGGCTACACCCGGTTGGCCACTTCAACCACTTTGGCGAAGCCGTTGGGATCTAGCACCGCCATCTGGGCCAGCATTTTGCGGTTGAGGTCGATGTTTGCTTTCTTGAGCTGACCAATTAGCTGGCTATAGCTCAACCCGTGCATGCGAGAAGCCGCGTTGATACGGGTAATCCACAGACGACGAAAATCGCGCTTACGGTTGCGGCGATCGCGGTAGGCGTACCGCAGGGCTTTCATCACCTGCTGGTTGGCCGTGCGAAACAGCTTAGAGTGGGATCCTCTGAACCCCTTGGCCAGCTTGAGAACTTTGTTGCGGCGCTTGCGTGCTACGTTGCCGCGCTTGACACGTGCCATGACTGTTTAACCCTTGGAACTAGTGAAACATGACTTATTCAATGGCCGACCGCCGAAAGGGCCAGGCCGGGCAGGATAACCCTAGAGGTAGGGCAGCATCAGCTCCACATTGGGAGCGTCCTCCTCTGACACCACAGCAATCTTAGACAGCCGAGAGCGGCGCTCAGCATTCTTGTGCTGTAGCAGGTGGTTCTTGAACGCCTTACGGCGCATAATTTTGCCGCTACCACTGCGACGAAAGCGCTTGGCGGCAGCTTTGCGGGACTTGAGCTTGGGCATGGTTACCAGAATTTCGACACAGTCTTAAACTATATCACGGGCGCTTCCCATTGGCACCCCAAGACTGATTGACGTACCGCTGGAATCCTGCCCTGGATCAGGTCGGCAAACAAAACAGGCGGCATCGCCTCAGCTTTTTTTGAATTTGGGGTTGCCAAGGTTGCACCCTTGTCGCTAGTATAAGTTTTGCGCGTAATCCTCAGTAGCTCAGTGGTAGAGCGGTCGGCTGTTAACCGATTGGTCGTAGGTTCGAATCCTACCTGGGGAGTTCTAGCTGTTTTATCAGCACTAGCTCTAAGTCTTAACACCGAAGTCATGAAAGGCTTCGGTCAGCGAACCCTGACACTGGGCAACTCTTGACATCGCTGCAAATCAAAAGGGCAAATCTAAAGAAAATCTTAAACCCTCGGGCTGCGGCCGCCTGGGTCGAGAAAAATTAAGCGTTTTGCTTATAATTTAGCGAGGAATTGTATTATTCCGACACGGCTCTTTACGTTGGGAGTGCTAGGCTACTCAAAGCTCTGTCGTTTTGTTTCGGGTCGGGCCAGTTTCTGTTTAGGGTTGTCAAGTTTAATTGCTAATGCCTCGTATTCTCGTCATTGATGATGATCCTGCGATCGCGGAGCTCGTCTCCGTCAACCTGGAAATGGCAGGCTACGATGTCAACCAGGCGGGCGATGGCGTCAAGGGGCAGGCCCTGGCGGTGCAGCTACTGCCCGACCTGATCATGCTTGACCTGATGCTGCCCAAGGTTGACGGACTTACCGTTTGCCAGCGCATCCGCCGCGATCGCCGCACCGCCGATATTCCCGTGCTGATGCTGACGGCCCTGGGCCAGACCCAGGACAAGGTCGATGGATTCAATGCCGGAGCCGACGACTATTTGACCAAGCCCTTTGAGCTAGATGAAATGCTGGCTCGGGTGCGTGCCCTGCTGCGCCGCACCGATCGCATTCCCCAGGCGGCTAAGCACAGTGAAATCCTCAACTACGGCCCCCTCACGCTGATCCCCGAGCGCTACGAGGCAATTTGGTTTGACGGTACCGTCAAGCTCACCCACCTGGAATTTGAGCTGCTGCACTGTCTGCTTCAGCGCCACGGGCAGACCGTATCGCCTAGCCAAATTTTGCAAGAGGTCTGGGGGTACGAGCCCAACGACGACATTGAAACCATCCGCGTGCACGTGCGGCACCTGCGCACGAAGCTCGAACCCGATCCCCGTCACCCCAAGTTCATCAAAACAGTCTACGGAGCTGGCTACTGCCTGGAGCTGCCCGCCGTCGTCGTCGATTCGTAGCGCTACTGTGCAGCGTCAAAGCTAAAAATTAGGGTTCCCGTAGCTTGGGCGAAGTGGAGCGTAACCCAACGGCAGTCAGCCCTGTTGGGTTACGCTATCTCGCCCCCAACCTACAAAGCTAGGCTTGACAGGGCATTAGGGCGTGTCATCAATTGTGGCAAAATGCCCGGTATATCAAGCTTTGCCACGCCCGACCCAAACGACAGGCTAGGGGCTGTACCCTTGATTTTTGAGCGTTTAGCAGCTAATTGATGACAGCCCCTAGAGGGTTTGAGTCAGAACTGATGAGACCCCCTAGCTGAATCGGGGTTGGGGCCCGAGGCTTTAGTCAGCGGTCATCTGCATGCTGCCGCTTCCGTAGATTAACTCGATCACCAGATTGCCATCCTGGAAGAAATAGCTGTCTGCATTGCCCAGCGCCTGAACAAAGTCGTTTCCGATAGACCCCTCTGGACAGGCTGCCAGGGTAGTGGCGATGGGCGACACTTCAAGGCTGCGATCGTCGCTGGTGGAAAACTGACCGCGACCGCGATTGCAGTCGGCCCGGACTAGCAGAGTGCCATCGGCTAAAAATTCGGCGGTATAGTGCTCGGGTTGGTCGGGCACCAGCAGGGTGTCATCATTCATCTGAATTTGCTGGAGTTTCCACAGGGTACCGACCAGGGCGGGGGTAGGGGCACTGGAAAACTGCATCGTACCGCTGTCCAACTGAAGATCGATAAACAGGTCGTCGTTGTCAAAGAAGTAGAGGCTGGCGTTGTCTAGCGCCTGCAAAAACTGGGTGCCAATGCTGCTTTCGGGACAGGCGGCGAGCGTTGTTGGGCCGATATCTATGGAGACTTGACCATCGGCGGTAGCGGTGAACTGGCCAATAGCCCGGTTGCAGTCCGCTCGGATAAATACCTGGCCATCCTCTGAAAACTCGGCGGTATAGTGTTCGGGTGGATCAGCGCTCAGCAGAGTGCCATCGCTCATTTGAATTTGCTGTAGTTCCCATACGCTGCCGGTTAAGGGGGGTACCCCAGGCTCGCTCGAAGGAGCAACGCAGGCCGCGGCTCCCAGTAGAGCGGCGGCGACCGTCATAACCGCAGCGGTGCGAGATGAAATCATACAATCACCCAACTTTTGTAATGAACTGATAGTCCCATTGCGCCTGTCAACGTTGCTTCGAGTTAGTGAACTCAAAGGGGCTTTGGGGAAAGTCTTGATTGAAATTCATAAGGGCTGATTACCAACGTTTATTGAGAGCTAGCAGAACACTTGCCCGGCCCCCTAATAATTGCTGCAAGGCCCGAAAACGTCAACGCTTCGGCGATAAAGTCATGGTTTTTAACCTGAAACTTTTCGCGCCATAGCCATTTTTGAGGTGGCGT from Leptolyngbya sp. KIOST-1 carries:
- a CDS encoding tetratricopeptide repeat protein, with product MENSNLLLIYLGVLLTLLSVAAFFVVRQVLKTRRIEGTLSRLQSRLTKEKGTAQEYYELGSLLLDKKLYTQAALYLQQALKQLGDDEAENAAVVYNALGYSYFAQEQYDLAIRNYKEALKISPEYVTALNNLGHTYERKQLTTQALEMYETALALEPKNSTSRRRADSLRKRVAPSS
- a CDS encoding transporter substrate-binding domain-containing protein, whose translation is MLPVFAADLSTIRARGHLVVGVREGWRPLSFRDRDGNLIGLEIDIAQGLAAAILADPTAVEYRVVPNADRLPAVLEDRVDVAIAGVTLTPERQRLVSFSQPYYLDGAGVLVRDPQYRRLADLQRRRLGVLQGSSTVAVLRYLLPQAVLTPLYSYQEALNRLSSGQIDGFAGDVTVLTGWQQDHAGYYLLPSLLSAEPLAIALPKGDQYTDLRRLIDQTVTQWHQSGWLEDRATFWGLP
- the rplT gene encoding 50S ribosomal protein L20, coding for MARVKRGNVARKRRNKVLKLAKGFRGSHSKLFRTANQQVMKALRYAYRDRRNRKRDFRRLWITRINAASRMHGLSYSQLIGQLKKANIDLNRKMLAQMAVLDPNGFAKVVEVANRV
- the rpmI gene encoding 50S ribosomal protein L35; protein product: MPKLKSRKAAAKRFRRSGSGKIMRRKAFKNHLLQHKNAERRSRLSKIAVVSEEDAPNVELMLPYL
- a CDS encoding response regulator transcription factor; this translates as MPRILVIDDDPAIAELVSVNLEMAGYDVNQAGDGVKGQALAVQLLPDLIMLDLMLPKVDGLTVCQRIRRDRRTADIPVLMLTALGQTQDKVDGFNAGADDYLTKPFELDEMLARVRALLRRTDRIPQAAKHSEILNYGPLTLIPERYEAIWFDGTVKLTHLEFELLHCLLQRHGQTVSPSQILQEVWGYEPNDDIETIRVHVRHLRTKLEPDPRHPKFIKTVYGAGYCLELPAVVVDS
- a CDS encoding META domain-containing protein, whose amino-acid sequence is MISSRTAAVMTVAAALLGAAACVAPSSEPGVPPLTGSVWELQQIQMSDGTLLSADPPEHYTAEFSEDGQVFIRADCNRAIGQFTATADGQVSIDIGPTTLAACPESSIGTQFLQALDNASLYFFDNDDLFIDLQLDSGTMQFSSAPTPALVGTLWKLQQIQMNDDTLLVPDQPEHYTAEFLADGTLLVRADCNRGRGQFSTSDDRSLEVSPIATTLAACPEGSIGNDFVQALGNADSYFFQDGNLVIELIYGSGSMQMTAD